The following coding sequences lie in one Sinorhizobium fredii USDA 257 genomic window:
- a CDS encoding DUF6065 family protein: MFHFLQKGPRVIRFLCRPEDRDVIAPPVPAKLALPDWFRRLPPVDKKHLSTTNNGLTVKRCMPFLDAMTTGWILPIAATVRLEIKDGGRDVEAGWEFDRVMVSNHGAHQVAGNPREPSPPCKFHNYWSIRTPPGWSCLFLPPLNRPGQPFECVAGIVDTDTYAAHIHFPFFATAPDGLHVVEKGTPLVQVIPFRRTDTAVTAEIRTETRNEAAERDTIYRNTIAGEGWYRKTARAAR, translated from the coding sequence ATGTTTCATTTTCTGCAGAAAGGACCGCGGGTGATCCGCTTTCTCTGCCGTCCGGAGGACCGCGACGTCATCGCGCCGCCGGTACCCGCCAAACTGGCCCTGCCGGATTGGTTCCGCAGGCTGCCGCCGGTCGACAAAAAGCACCTGTCGACGACCAATAACGGTCTAACCGTCAAACGCTGCATGCCATTCCTCGACGCGATGACCACCGGCTGGATCCTGCCGATCGCTGCAACCGTGCGACTCGAGATCAAGGATGGCGGCCGCGATGTCGAGGCCGGCTGGGAGTTCGACCGGGTGATGGTCAGCAATCACGGCGCCCATCAGGTGGCGGGTAATCCCAGAGAGCCCTCGCCGCCGTGCAAGTTTCATAACTACTGGTCGATCCGCACGCCGCCGGGCTGGAGTTGCCTGTTTCTGCCGCCGCTCAACCGGCCGGGACAGCCTTTCGAATGCGTGGCGGGCATCGTCGACACCGACACCTATGCCGCTCACATCCATTTTCCCTTCTTCGCGACGGCACCGGACGGTCTCCATGTCGTTGAGAAGGGCACGCCGCTTGTGCAAGTGATACCGTTTCGCCGCACCGATACCGCCGTCACGGCAGAGATCCGCACCGAGACACGCAACGAGGCCGCGGAACGCGATACGATCTACCGGAATACCATTGCCGGCGAAGGTTGGTATCGCAAGACGGCGCGTGCTGCTCGCTGA
- a CDS encoding anti-sigma factor family protein — MTRTDFSDEILMRFADGELDAETSAEIEREMETDDALVSRVALFIETRHAAKTAMKPLLAEPLPAELTAAVERMVAEKTSAQNESGASVLPFPRRPANDRRTSRWLAPVAASLAAVIAGFGGYWLGLGEQTVAEGVLPPTVLSSPALEEALETVVSGEERQLPGPNQRFRAIATFRDNDQALCREFEVDSPDRSTVVSVACRADAEWRVTFAVVAQGDSGGYAPASSTETLDAYLAAIDAGVPLEPEEEAKVLDGLRQQK; from the coding sequence ATGACCAGGACGGATTTCTCCGACGAGATACTGATGCGCTTCGCCGACGGCGAGCTCGATGCCGAGACCTCCGCTGAGATCGAGCGGGAAATGGAAACGGACGACGCGCTTGTTTCGCGGGTGGCGCTCTTCATCGAAACGCGCCACGCGGCCAAGACAGCCATGAAGCCGCTTCTCGCTGAGCCGCTGCCGGCCGAACTAACGGCCGCCGTCGAAAGGATGGTCGCGGAGAAGACCTCTGCGCAGAACGAATCCGGCGCCAGCGTTCTGCCTTTCCCGCGCCGGCCCGCAAACGATCGGCGCACAAGCCGCTGGCTCGCGCCCGTCGCCGCCTCTCTTGCGGCGGTCATCGCCGGCTTCGGCGGATACTGGCTCGGTCTTGGCGAACAAACCGTGGCCGAGGGCGTCCTGCCTCCGACGGTTCTCAGCAGTCCCGCGCTTGAAGAGGCGCTCGAGACCGTCGTCTCAGGCGAAGAAAGGCAATTGCCGGGTCCCAACCAGCGCTTCCGTGCGATCGCCACGTTCCGCGACAATGACCAGGCCCTGTGCCGGGAGTTCGAAGTGGACTCGCCCGACCGCTCGACGGTGGTTTCCGTTGCCTGCCGCGCCGACGCCGAATGGCGTGTGACCTTTGCCGTCGTCGCCCAGGGCGATAGCGGCGGCTATGCGCCGGCATCATCCACCGAAACGCTCGACGCCTATCTGGCGGCGATTGACGCCGGGGTGCCGCTCGAGCCAGAGGAAGAGGCGAAAGTCCTCGACGGCCTGCGCCAACAAAAATAA
- a CDS encoding S8 family serine peptidase, with amino-acid sequence MLSTLKLALIALLAAIALVAGDVLAPRHAMVLQILGSSQALADDDDDGGGDDDRGASGRSGSYGAGAGWSDGRSLFRFRDLFPRRTTSRRARASVPPAPTQASDEIVGLGFSPAQLEQLTEAGFQVLEQGTMATFNAEAAKLRIPSGLTLDAARERARGLAPEAVVDFNHYYRPEQRAEAGCAAGDCMARTVIGWPTAQDWPGACTGGATIGLIDTAINPEHAAFEGSNIEIIRLADAELPESGKQHGTAVAALLVGSAMSRTPGLIPGGKLIAVDAFHRAGRQDDRSGAFDLVRALDLLAGRQVQVINLSLSGPPNLLLEQAVKKLGARGHIMVAAAGNGGPRAEPAYPAAYEEVIAVTATDKRKRPYRRAGRGEHIDFAAPGVAVWTAASIRGARPKTGTSFAAPFVTAAVALMKASEPGLAPEMIRDRLTGNVEDLGDPGKDPVFGWGLLDARGICTAAP; translated from the coding sequence ATGCTCTCCACGCTGAAACTCGCTCTGATTGCTCTCCTTGCTGCAATCGCACTTGTCGCCGGCGATGTCCTGGCTCCGCGTCATGCAATGGTGCTTCAAATTCTCGGGAGCAGCCAAGCTCTGGCCGACGACGACGATGACGGCGGCGGCGATGACGACCGCGGGGCTTCCGGGCGCTCCGGCTCTTACGGTGCGGGCGCTGGATGGAGCGATGGCAGGAGCCTGTTCCGATTCCGTGACCTCTTCCCTCGTCGGACCACTTCACGGCGCGCAAGGGCCTCCGTTCCACCTGCACCGACACAAGCCTCCGATGAGATCGTCGGGCTCGGTTTCAGCCCGGCTCAGCTCGAGCAGTTGACGGAGGCAGGCTTTCAAGTCCTGGAGCAAGGCACGATGGCGACATTCAACGCTGAAGCCGCCAAGCTTCGCATCCCCTCGGGCCTGACACTGGACGCCGCGAGAGAGCGGGCGCGAGGTCTCGCGCCCGAGGCCGTCGTCGACTTCAACCACTATTACCGACCGGAGCAACGGGCCGAAGCGGGATGCGCTGCTGGCGACTGCATGGCGCGCACCGTGATCGGCTGGCCCACGGCGCAGGACTGGCCCGGCGCTTGCACGGGCGGAGCCACGATCGGTCTGATCGACACGGCGATCAACCCTGAGCACGCTGCCTTCGAAGGCAGTAACATTGAAATCATCCGCCTTGCCGACGCCGAATTGCCAGAGTCCGGCAAGCAGCACGGGACGGCTGTCGCGGCCCTGCTCGTCGGCTCGGCGATGAGCCGCACGCCGGGTCTGATACCGGGCGGCAAGCTGATCGCCGTGGACGCATTTCACCGTGCCGGGCGGCAGGATGACCGCTCGGGTGCCTTTGACCTCGTGCGTGCTCTCGATCTGCTGGCCGGCCGCCAGGTACAGGTGATCAATCTGAGCCTTTCCGGCCCGCCCAATCTGCTGCTCGAACAGGCCGTGAAAAAGCTGGGGGCGCGCGGCCACATTATGGTTGCCGCTGCCGGCAACGGCGGGCCGAGAGCGGAGCCGGCCTATCCCGCAGCCTATGAGGAGGTCATCGCGGTTACCGCGACGGACAAGCGCAAGCGGCCTTACAGGCGCGCCGGTCGCGGTGAGCACATTGACTTCGCCGCTCCGGGCGTCGCGGTCTGGACCGCGGCGTCGATCCGCGGCGCACGTCCCAAAACGGGTACTTCCTTCGCCGCACCATTCGTCACCGCCGCGGTGGCGCTGATGAAGGCATCCGAACCGGGACTTGCGCCTGAGATGATCCGGGACAGGCTTACCGGAAATGTGGAAGATCTCGGCGATCCGGGAAAGGATCCGGTCTTCGGTTGGGGCCTGTTGGATGCACGGGGAATCTGCACGGCGGCACCATGA
- a CDS encoding RNA polymerase sigma factor: MSNAVKDVGERLTAFLPNLRRFAISLCGSRDIADDLVQAACERALASAERFEPGTRFDAWMFRILRNLWIDQVRRQKTAGVQDDISERHDLAGASGEREAEARLTLKTVAEAIGDLPDEQREVLLLVCVEELSYREAANVLDIPIGTVMSRLARARKALAEAAGITTTTARSRVMKGVNE; this comes from the coding sequence ATGAGCAATGCGGTGAAAGATGTCGGTGAACGCCTCACGGCGTTCCTGCCCAATCTTCGCCGCTTCGCCATCTCGCTCTGCGGTTCGCGAGATATCGCCGACGATCTCGTGCAGGCGGCTTGTGAACGGGCGCTTGCCAGTGCCGAGCGCTTCGAGCCCGGCACGCGCTTTGACGCGTGGATGTTCCGCATTCTCCGCAACCTGTGGATCGATCAAGTGCGCAGGCAGAAGACCGCGGGCGTCCAGGACGATATCTCCGAACGGCACGATCTCGCCGGCGCATCCGGCGAGCGCGAGGCCGAAGCGCGACTGACCCTCAAGACTGTGGCTGAAGCGATCGGCGATTTGCCGGACGAGCAGCGGGAGGTGCTGCTTCTCGTGTGCGTCGAGGAGCTTTCCTATCGCGAGGCTGCCAATGTCCTCGACATTCCGATCGGAACTGTCATGAGCCGGTTGGCGCGGGCGCGCAAGGCTCTGGCCGAGGCCGCGGGAATAACGACGACGACTGCACGTTCTCGGGTGATGAAGGGCGTAAACGAATGA
- a CDS encoding VOC family protein, with the protein MPRMIFVNLPVADLAKSMAFYEAIGAANQPKFTDESTACMVFSDTTFIMLLTHDKFGQFTSKRIADAHSTSEMLLVISQESREAVDAITDKAVAAGAREAREKSQDTALMYSRCFEDLDGHIWEPLWMHPDAAVQVPEAFANAGT; encoded by the coding sequence ATGCCCCGCATGATCTTCGTCAACCTACCCGTCGCCGACCTTGCTAAGTCTATGGCCTTTTACGAGGCGATCGGCGCGGCGAACCAGCCCAAGTTCACGGACGAGTCCACCGCCTGCATGGTGTTCTCCGACACAACCTTCATAATGCTGCTCACGCACGACAAGTTCGGTCAGTTCACGTCCAAGCGGATCGCGGATGCGCATTCGACGAGCGAAATGCTGCTCGTCATTTCGCAGGAGAGCCGCGAGGCGGTGGATGCGATCACCGACAAGGCGGTCGCCGCCGGCGCACGCGAGGCGCGCGAAAAGTCGCAGGATACGGCTCTCATGTACAGCCGCTGCTTCGAGGATCTCGACGGCCATATTTGGGAGCCGCTGTGGATGCATCCCGATGCGGCCGTCCAAGTGCCCGAAGCGTTCGCCAATGCAGGCACTTGA